One genomic window of Paramormyrops kingsleyae isolate MSU_618 chromosome 22, PKINGS_0.4, whole genome shotgun sequence includes the following:
- the LOC111859761 gene encoding chromobox protein homolog 1: MSQPSDPPNEAAPQAEVKLAATSGKKQNKKKVEEVVEEVEEEYVVEKVLDRRVVKGRVEYLLKWKGFSDQDNTWEPEDNLDCPDLIAEYLQSQKVTHDQEKEEAGGKRKSTESDTEGTGEDSRPKKRKDESEKPRGFARGLEPERIIGATDSSGELMFLMKWKNSDEADLVPAKEANVKCPQVVISFYEERLTWHSYPTEEEGKKEDKN; this comes from the exons ATGAGCCAGCCCTCTGACCCCCCTAACGAAGCAG CCCCCCAGGCAGAAGTCAAACTGGCGGCAACTTCAGGAAAGAAGCAGAACAAGAAGAAGGTGGAAGAAGTGGTtgaggaggtggaggaagagTATGTAGTGGAGAAGGTTTTGGACCGGCGGGTGGTGAAGGGCAGAGTGGAATATCTGCTTAAATGGAAGGGGTTCTCTGA TCAAGACAACACATGGGAGCCAGAGGACAACCTGGACTGCCCAGACCTGATAGCAGAGTACCTGCAGTCTCAGAAGGTGACCCATGAtcaggagaaggaggaggcCGGGGGAAAGAGGAAGAGCACAGAATCCGACACAGAGGGTACTGGGGAGGACAGTCGGCCCAAGAAGAGAAAAGACGAG TCGGAAAAGCCCAGGGGTTTTGCTCGAGGACTTGAACCAGAGCGCATCATAGGGGCCACTGACTCCAGTGGAGAACTCATGTTCCTTATGAAGTG GAAGAATTCTGATGAGGCAGACTTGGTGCCTGCCAAGGAGGCCAATGTGAAATGTCCCCAGGTGGTCATCTCCTTCTACGAGGAACGGCTAACATGGCACTCTTATCCCACTGAGGAAGAGGGAAAAAAGGAGGACAAAAATTAA